A region of Toxorhynchites rutilus septentrionalis strain SRP chromosome 1, ASM2978413v1, whole genome shotgun sequence DNA encodes the following proteins:
- the LOC129763593 gene encoding translation initiation factor IF-2, mitochondrial, producing the protein MTLVMLHSKQVFSRLCNETCRSNFNRWQKITSGNAFNFQTSAVAHKRRKTAEERKAPRVIEFSAKKKNQTQTSGVVDIWRNMTVAELAKSCQLDLEHIQEVMLYVKGAGDIGPNARLMDQKIMKEILAKCGLRMRIVAAPSVEREEEEARDRDVVPRPPPLAENLRERPPVVTVMGHVDHGKTTLLDSLRGASVAASEAGGITQHIGAFTVELDSGEKVTFLDTPGHAAFSAMRARGANLTDIIVLVVAADDGVMEQTKEVLKLARDANVPIIVAVNKIDKPDANLDRVKQELVQHGVALEGYGGDTIAVGVSALQGTHLDELAEAISTQATLMGLKGEYVGLMEGVVAESKLDPRRGKLSTAIVTRGTLRKGSVLVSGQAWARVRGLFDHAGQPVTEATPGMPVEILGWRELPAAGDGILEVDSEKVAHSVMRWREAQAKMHRAESEKDAILQKQMEHDQKYRAEREQQRAAGHYRRRNRGPRPKESGPEDPTPRVNVIIKGDVHGSVEAILDVLETYDGNEHCRLDVVHYGVGDVCQGDLELAKLFNAVVYAFSVGFPEKPKDVHIRAVNIIYRLVDDLKKEINAKLPLVDVEETVGEANVLQLFDINEGRKSVTVLGCRCTKGMLKKAMRFRLVRNGEIVADGLELESMRHLKNEVDTVKKDVECGLRLSSQDVTVKAGDTIVCYKMNQQPQETDWDPGF; encoded by the exons ATGACTTTAGTGATGTTACATTCAAAACAAGTGTTTAGCAG ATTATGCAATGAAACTTGCCGgtcaaattttaatcgctggcAAAAAATAACTTCCGGTAATGCATTTAACTTCCAGACAAGTGCCGTAGCTCACAAGCGACGAAAAACTGCTGAGGAAAGG AAAGCACCTCGTGTGATAGAATTTTCGGCCAAGAAAAAGAACCAAACCCAAACCAGCGGAGTGGTGGACATTTGGCGTAATATGACCGTCGCAGAGCTAGCCAAATCATGCCAGCTCGATTTGGAACACATCCAGGAGGTGATGTTATACGTGAAGGGGGCTGGCGATATCGGTCCAAACGCTCGCTTGATGGATCAAAAAATTATGAAGGAAATTCTCGCCAAGTGTGGTCTACGGATGAGAATTGTGGCCGCACCGAGTGTGGAAAGAGAGGAGGAGGAAGCTAGGGATCGCGATGTTGTTCCGCGACCGCCACCGTTGGCCGAAAACCTCCGGGAACGACCTCCGGTGGTAACTGTGATGGGTCATGTTGATCATGGCAAGACAACGTTGCTGGATTCGTTGCGTGGTGCGTCGGTGGCGGCCAGTGAGGCCGGAGGTATCACGCAGCACATTGGGGCGTTCACTGTTGAGCTGGACAGTGGCGAGAAGGTGACGTTTTTGGATACACCGGGCCATGCGGCTTTTAGTGCTATGCGCGCGAGAGGTGCTAACCTGACGGATATAATCGTTCTCGTGGTGGCCGCTGACGATGGGGTTATGGAGCAAACCAAAGAGGTGCTCAAATTGGCAAGGGATGCAAACGTTCCGATCATTGTTGCTGTAAATAAGATTGATAAACCGGATGCCAATTTGGATCGCGTTAAGCAGGAATTGGTGCAACATGGTGTTGCATTGGAGGGATACGGAGGCGACACTATCGCTGTtg gCGTTTCAGCTTTGCAAGGTACCCACTTGGATGAACTCGCTGAGGCCATCAGTACCCAGGCTACTTTAATGGGGTTGAAAGGAGAATACGTTGGCCTAATGGAAGGGGTAGTTGCTGAATCAAAACTCGATCCCCGCCGGGGGAAATTATCCACTGCAATCGTTACCAGAGGGACGCTACGAAAGGGAAGTGTTCTCGTTAGTGGTCAAGCTTGGGCTAGGGTACGTGGGTTGTTTGATCATGCCGGTCAACCGGTGACTGAAGCAACACCCGGGATGCCGGTGGAGATACTTGGGTGGAGAGAGCTTCCTGCCGCGGGGGACGGAATACTGGAAGTCGACTCGGAAAAGGTTGCCCACTCGGTAATGCGGTGGAGAGAAGCCCAGGCCAAAATGCATAGAGCCGAAAGCGAAAAGGATGCGATTCTGCAGAAACAGATGGAACACGATCAGAAGTATCGAGCAGAGCGGGAGCAACAGCGGGCAGCAGGCCATTATCGGAGGCGAAATCGGGGCCCACGGCCAAAAGAATCCGGTCCGGAAGACCCCACTCCACGGGTGAACGTCATCATCAAAGGAGACGTCCATGGTTCCGTGGAAGCTATCCTCGATGTGTTGGAAACTTACGATGGAAACGAACACTGCCGGCTCGATGTGGTGCACTATGGTGTCGGGGATGTTTGTCAAGGGGATCTTGAGTTGGCAAAGCTTTTCAACGCAGTCGTGTATGCATTCTCCGTTGGCTTTCCTGAGAAACCGAAGGATGTGCACATTCGTGCTGTTAACATTATTTATCGACTGGTGGATGATTTGAAGAAGGAAATCAATGCCAAACTGCCTCTGGTGGACGTCGAGGAAACGGTGGGTGAGGCTAATGTACTGCAACTTTTCGACATCAATGAGGGCAGAAAAAGCGTAACGGTTTTGGGCTGTCGCTGCACGAAAGGCATGTTGAAGAAAGCCATGCGGTTCAGGCTAGTGAGAAACG